Proteins encoded together in one Falco peregrinus isolate bFalPer1 chromosome 2, bFalPer1.pri, whole genome shotgun sequence window:
- the LOC129782561 gene encoding LOW QUALITY PROTEIN: claudin-22-like (The sequence of the model RefSeq protein was modified relative to this genomic sequence to represent the inferred CDS: inserted 5 bases in 3 codons; deleted 2 bases in 1 codon) gives MLLWLLTMNLVHRCRLQLAGFLLSVLGWILTSTGNYLXDWKNLSLAQNVLELWTVGXWQACIAQAVGGTQCKDCDSFLVLPLEFKIARILVSTSNGRGLLSLVISSLGLDCLKMEDTEQKLEKQLLLLGGILLWLAGVLALVPISWVARTIMQEFWDEDIPEIVPTWETGDALFGDWFGGFFFFFWIILGGSLLLSTIAYXSDHQLPEQYAMADMQDTHQHLKTEDFMRADIRFSDFLLLHYS, from the exons ATGCTTCTGTGGCTGCTGACAATGAACTTGGTCCACAGATGCAGGCTCCAGTTAGCTGGATTTCTTTTGTCTGTGCTAGGATGGATTTTAACCAGTACCGGTAACTATTT CGACTGGAAAAATCTCAGCTTAGCCCAAAATGTGCTGGAGCTTTGGACCGTGGG CTGGCAAGCCTGTATAGCCCAAGCTGTAGGAGGAACACAGTGTAAAGATTGTGATTCTTTCCTAGTTCTGCCTCTAGAATTCAAGATTGCCAGGATTTTAGTATCTACATCAAATGGACGAGGACTGCTGAGCCTTGTGATCTCCAGTCTTGGTTTGGACTGCCTAAAGATGGAGGATACAGAGCAGAAGCTAGAGAAACAGCTGTTACTACTTGGAGGAATACTCCTGTGGCTGGCTGGAGTTCTGGCCTTAGTCCCTATTTCTTGGGTTGCCCGTACTATAATGCAGGAATTTTGGGATGAAGACATCCCAGAGATTGTGCCCACATGGGAAACAGGGGATGCACTGTTTGGTGATTggtttggtggattttttttttttttttgg ataaTTCTAGGGGGATCTCTACTCCTCTCCACAATCGCTT CATCTGACCATCAATTACCAGAGCAGTATGCAATGGCAGATATGCAAGACACCCATcaacatctgaaaacagaagattttATGAGGGCAGATATCAGGTTTTCAGATTTCTTACTCTTGCATTACAGTTAA
- the LOC101912484 gene encoding claudin-22-like produces the protein MALVYPVMQLSGILFSLLGWVLSCLTTYLPQWKNLNLELNEMEIWTMGLWQACVVQEEGGMQCKDFDSFLALPPELRISRILMFFSNGSGLLGLLLSGLGLDCLKIGERQQEQKKRLLLFGGMLFWISGITAIVPVSWVAHSTVQEFWDDNIPDIVPRWDFGEALFIGWLAGFCLILGGSLLNCTICSTEVHPSSVHYAVAEQQDQCQHLETETRP, from the coding sequence ATGGCCTTGGTCTATCCAGTGATGCAATTAAGTGGCATCCTGTTCTCTCTGTTGGGATGGGTCCTGTCCTGTCTCACGACCTATTTACCCCAGTGGAAAAATCTTAACTTGGAACTGAATGAAATGGAGATCTGGACCATGGGACTCTGGCAAGCTTGTGTTGTCCAGGAAGAAGGGGGCATGCAGTGCAAGGACTTCGATTCTTTCCTAGCTTTGCCTCCAGAGCTCAGGATTTCTAggattttgatgtttttttccaatggaTCGGGGCTTTTGGGCCTTTTGCTCTCAGGATTGGGGTTGGACTGTTTGAAAATTGGTGAAAGAcaacaggaacaaaagaaacGGCTGTTGCTGTTTGGAGGAATGCTCTTCTGGATATCGGGGATTACAGCTATTGTCCCAGTTTCTTGGGTGGCCCATTCCACAGTCCAGGAATTTTGGGATGACAATATACCAGATATTGTTCCCAGGTGGGATTTTGGGGAAGCGTTATTTATTGGCTGGCTTGCTGGATTTTGTCTTATATTAGGTGGATCCCTACTTAATTGCACAATCTGTTCAACTGAAGTCCATCCATCTTCGGTCCATTATGCAGTAGCAGAACAGCAAGATCAGTGTCAACACTTGGAAACTGAAACTAGGCCTTAA